The Fluviispira sanaruensis sequence CCTTCATTTTTGACATTGAAAATAACTTCGCTTTTTCCAAGTTTAGAAAACATAATTACGATATTATTTTCCTTCAAACTCATACTTGCAATTTTGCCAAGCTCTCTTCCTGCTAAAGAGTCTGTTACTTTCTTTATAAAATCAGCTGGAGAAGAGGACTCAACTGCAAAAGACTTAATCATAAAAGGTCTCCTTAAAAATTACATATATGGCTTCGTCAAAGAACTTAATTCGCTCACATGGCTTAAGTCAAGCGCATCAATCTTTTTTAGGAGTTTTATCTGTTCATCGTTGGGATTGCCCATAATAACAAGGACCGGGACAATTTCTGAGTCTGAAAGTCTTTTGAGTGTTTCATTTAAATTTTTAACACTGCGCTGCTTGTCTAATTTTGCCAAAGTAAATTCAATTGGATTAACACTTGGCAATTGTCCTTTTATAAGCTGCATGAGAATTTCATCGCTTTTATTAAAGACAGTTGACTCACTTGCGAGCATACGATTTATCATTGAAGTTCTTGTGTTATCAAGCTCTTCTTGTGAAACACCGTCTTTAATAAATTTATGCCAAGTCTGTGTGGCAATACGAATAGCTTCAGCAATGCGTTCATTTGGACTTTGAAAATTGAGATAAAAGACCCCGACATCTGTGTTAGGGAATAAAAGTGTATCATTAAAATAGGCGTGCGGTGAATAACTTATACCAGAATCTGCACGCATGGCTTTAGAAAAGCGATCGTTACCGATCACGCCACCAGTTGAGGAAAATATTTCTTCTAATATATCGAATTGAGTGGTTTCAATTGAATTCAGTTTACCAAATTTTGGATAATAGAAACGCAACGAGACCGTGGATTGAGACATATCAGATTTTTTAATAATCACAGTGTTAATCTTTTTAGCATTGTGAGTATTCATTTTTCTCGTAGGATACCAAGTTTTGATTGATGGCTCGAGATAAGGTATTTTACTGACAAGTTGTCTAAGGGAGTCAAAATCTTTTTGGGTAAACGCGCCAGAAATAGATACATTTAAACCATTTTTAGAAATTGTTTTTTTGTAAATATTTTTAATCTGATCGTAGGATACCTTTTTAATAACGCTCGGTGAAACTCTTTCAATTGATTTCGCAAGATAGTGATCTTTGCCAAATGCGAGTTTTGTTGCCTCAAGATCAATAAAACGATATTGTTTTTCAATTGTATTACTATCCATGAGATTATTAAATGCATCTATAGATTGCTGCTTCCATAAATCGAGAGCTTTCTCTTCAAATTTTGGCTTTAAAATCATATTATTAATAAGCGAGAGCAATCGAGGAAAGTCTTCCGATAAAGCATCGGCAGTGATGACAAATTGACCTAAAGGTGTTATGCTAGAGCGGATATTAATTCCATATTCCGTAGTATAATTTTGAATTTGGTCGAAATTAAGATCGCCAAAACCTCCGAGAGTGATCAGATCTGAAAAAGCACCAAATGCCGTTCGATCACTTTCAGGAAAAGCATAGATACCTCCTGAAAAGACAAATGTAACTTTAAATTTCAAAGCTGTGCTGCTATGTAGACTATAAATAGCTGCGCCTCCGTCGACAGGAATTCTTGTGTAGTTAATACTGGGCCACTTAATAGACCGCCAATTGAGTTCTACTGGTTTTGTCGATACTGTTGGTCTTACACTTTTCAATGACTCTTGAGTAAATGCAGTCGGAAATGCCGCACAAGATAATAAAAGGGAAATGATTTTATACTTCATGTAATTGTTTCCTTATCGAATGCTTTTTTGAAATTCAGCATACATATCTGAACACGTTGGCGCTTCCTTAGGGGTTACGATCCCTGTGAGGTAATATTTTTGTGGGGAGATATTTTCATTTATCCACTGTCTAAGATTTTCGGTTGTAATCGACTTAACTATTTTTTCTGCTTGTCCCGATGCATTAAAATCTTTGAGAAAGAAATTATTGTCCAGCACTGTGTTGGCTAAAGCAGTCATTCTTTCTGCTGTATCTGCATTTGAAACAGCGAGTTGTTTTAATATTTGCCTTTTTATTTTTTCACTGATTGGTTTATTTAATACCTCTTGAACACCTTTTTGCCAAAACTGGACGACTGGCTCATAGTTTTGATCTTTAGTCAACGAAAAAGAAACAACAAATGGATTATTTTGATCCTGCCAATATGTTTTATAGAAATTAAAATCTGTAACGAGTTTGTCCTTAACCAGTCGGCGTTCAAAGGTGCCATTGGGATTGTCATCAAGCATAGCTTGAAAAACAATAGAATAAATTAATTCTTTTAAATTCCCATTCGCTGCAGGATAAACCATTCTAAATCTTTTATTAAAAATGGGTGCACTGCAAATAAATTTTTTGCCAAGGTCGCGTGTGTAATAATCAGCTGGATATTTTGCGTGCTGATCTGTAGCTTTTCCATGCCAAGAAGAAAAATATTTTTGCACCATTTGAGCTACATTTTTTTGATCAAATGGGCCACCCACAATCATAATTGTATTATCTGGTGTGTAGTATTTTTCATAAAAACTCTTAGCAGCATCTATACTCATTTCTTCAACATCTTTTTTTGATCCAATGGTCAACCATTCCATTGTTGTTCCACGTTCTGTAATACTGCGAATAAATTCATTGCTGCGTTGCAAAGGATCATTTTCAACCCGTAATTTTCTCTCAGAAATGACGGCGCCTTTTTCGATTGAAAAATAAGGTTCTGCGAGATCGAGTTTTGTAAAGCGATCTGCTTCAAGTTTTAGCATAGTTTCCAATGCAGGCCCAGGGAAAGTCGTATAAAAAGTAACAAACGCATCGCTTGTGCCGGCATTACCGCTTCCACCGACGGAATTAATTGTGCGATCATAATTTCCTTCCGGATGGTCCTTTGTTTTTCTAAACATCATATGTTCAAAAAAATGCGCCAAGCCCGTAATTCCTTTTTGCTCTCGATTGCTTCCAGCATCAAGTATAAATTGAATCGTAGCAATAGGATTTCTATTGTCTGGAATGACAATTAATTTTAAGCCATTTTCTAATGAATATTGATAAGCATGGATAGATGAGCCAGGAATAATGGGTGCTGATTGGATAAATTTAGGATCAGCATTGGTTTTTTGAACGGAAGATACTTCCTTTGTTTTTGGCAGATCTAATGCGACTGGGGAAGCAAAAGTAATACTTGGAATGATACTAAACAATGCAAGAGAATAATTTTTTATGAAATAATAAGTCATTTTCTTGCGCGTTTGTTGTATGTCAAGATTGCGCATTTTAAATTAATCCTTTCTAATATATTTTTGTGCATACTCCCGAACTCCAGCTTCAGCAAGAATATGAAATGTACGAACAAGGCGAATGTCTTCTGGAGGAAATTCATCGAGCTTTGCATAAATGATGCTTTTCCCACTCTGTTTTAAAATTTTTAGGATGTGTTGGGAAGGGGGATGATTAGAAATAAATAAGATATTTTTATGAGCTGTCGACAAGGCTCCTGCTAATATTAAACATTCTGTAGAATTTTGTGCATAGTGCGAAATAAATGGATTTCCCCAAGGGTTTTCCATTCCACTTGGAA is a genomic window containing:
- a CDS encoding M16 family metallopeptidase, which translates into the protein MKYKIISLLLSCAAFPTAFTQESLKSVRPTVSTKPVELNWRSIKWPSINYTRIPVDGGAAIYSLHSSTALKFKVTFVFSGGIYAFPESDRTAFGAFSDLITLGGFGDLNFDQIQNYTTEYGINIRSSITPLGQFVITADALSEDFPRLLSLINNMILKPKFEEKALDLWKQQSIDAFNNLMDSNTIEKQYRFIDLEATKLAFGKDHYLAKSIERVSPSVIKKVSYDQIKNIYKKTISKNGLNVSISGAFTQKDFDSLRQLVSKIPYLEPSIKTWYPTRKMNTHNAKKINTVIIKKSDMSQSTVSLRFYYPKFGKLNSIETTQFDILEEIFSSTGGVIGNDRFSKAMRADSGISYSPHAYFNDTLLFPNTDVGVFYLNFQSPNERIAEAIRIATQTWHKFIKDGVSQEELDNTRTSMINRMLASESTVFNKSDEILMQLIKGQLPSVNPIEFTLAKLDKQRSVKNLNETLKRLSDSEIVPVLVIMGNPNDEQIKLLKKIDALDLSHVSELSSLTKPYM
- a CDS encoding M16 family metallopeptidase, with the translated sequence MRNLDIQQTRKKMTYYFIKNYSLALFSIIPSITFASPVALDLPKTKEVSSVQKTNADPKFIQSAPIIPGSSIHAYQYSLENGLKLIVIPDNRNPIATIQFILDAGSNREQKGITGLAHFFEHMMFRKTKDHPEGNYDRTINSVGGSGNAGTSDAFVTFYTTFPGPALETMLKLEADRFTKLDLAEPYFSIEKGAVISERKLRVENDPLQRSNEFIRSITERGTTMEWLTIGSKKDVEEMSIDAAKSFYEKYYTPDNTIMIVGGPFDQKNVAQMVQKYFSSWHGKATDQHAKYPADYYTRDLGKKFICSAPIFNKRFRMVYPAANGNLKELIYSIVFQAMLDDNPNGTFERRLVKDKLVTDFNFYKTYWQDQNNPFVVSFSLTKDQNYEPVVQFWQKGVQEVLNKPISEKIKRQILKQLAVSNADTAERMTALANTVLDNNFFLKDFNASGQAEKIVKSITTENLRQWINENISPQKYYLTGIVTPKEAPTCSDMYAEFQKSIR